The following coding sequences are from one Archangium lipolyticum window:
- a CDS encoding serine/threonine-protein kinase, which yields MPRSPDIQEPDARLVFDSGGFRYELYRTLVKHRDYDTLLVVWRQTVGGGPRAQVLLKPLDAPHERDRHARAREEVNLAMFLRHPNIAEVYGLATREGVDYVVSEHMRGCFLLTVMDAAMIAGRKLSSAFAVSVAADVADALDYAHGREDDTGRKLHIIHRAVGPLRIRLGFNGRVKLTNFGSAYSELRHRLPTPLGVLRGDPAYIAPEVLRAAVASRDKLLRSVVEPSTDPLPTKEIDGRADVFSLGLVLLEMLTGEYPLDPLATLAPQLPSRFPPNIVSERPTWISLEVLANRVLRFGPAEVERAASELPTRLQAILTRALHPNPAERFESASEMRNQLRLFLLNLTEPYTVIERASELKAVLQEASRRWSSSSMELIERGVLPLRPDMMDGNPSE from the coding sequence ATGCCCAGGTCTCCCGACATCCAAGAGCCCGACGCCCGACTCGTTTTCGACTCGGGAGGCTTTCGCTATGAGCTTTACCGCACCCTTGTGAAGCACAGGGATTATGACACGCTGTTGGTCGTATGGCGGCAAACTGTCGGCGGTGGCCCGCGCGCTCAAGTTCTCCTCAAGCCTTTGGATGCGCCGCACGAGCGCGACAGACACGCGCGAGCACGGGAGGAAGTAAATCTCGCCATGTTCCTGCGCCATCCCAACATTGCCGAAGTGTACGGGTTGGCCACGCGCGAGGGAGTTGATTACGTCGTCAGTGAGCATATGCGCGGCTGCTTTCTACTCACCGTCATGGATGCGGCGATGATCGCAGGGCGCAAATTGTCGTCTGCCTTTGCGGTATCCGTCGCGGCTGACGTGGCGGATGCGCTCGATTACGCGCACGGACGCGAGGACGACACAGGCCGGAAGCTTCACATCATTCACCGGGCCGTGGGACCGCTGAGAATTCGCCTGGGTTTCAACGGTCGTGTCAAACTCACCAATTTTGGCAGTGCCTACTCGGAACTAAGACACCGCCTGCCTACTCCTCTCGGTGTCCTTCGTGGCGATCCGGCTTACATCGCCCCGGAAGTCCTGCGCGCCGCAGTCGCATCGAGAGACAAACTCCTGCGCTCCGTTGTCGAGCCATCTACCGATCCCCTCCCTACAAAGGAAATCGACGGGAGGGCGGACGTTTTTTCTCTCGGGCTCGTGTTGCTCGAAATGCTCACGGGCGAGTACCCACTAGATCCCCTCGCAACTCTCGCGCCCCAGCTTCCCTCACGCTTTCCACCCAATATCGTTTCCGAGAGGCCGACGTGGATAAGTCTTGAGGTGCTAGCCAATCGCGTTTTGCGCTTTGGCCCAGCAGAGGTGGAACGTGCCGCTTCTGAATTGCCCACACGTCTGCAAGCCATCCTCACGCGGGCCCTACATCCCAACCCCGCAGAGCGTTTCGAGTCTGCCTCCGAGATGCGCAATCAACTCCGCCTTTTTCTGCTCAACTTGACGGAACCCTATACCGTCATCGAGAGAGCATCCGAATTGAAAGCGGTACTCCAGGAAGCGTCGCGCCGCTGGTCGTCGTCGTCCATGGAGCTTATCGAGCGAGGTGTCTTGCCCCTGCGTCCGGACATGATGGACGGCAACCCTTCGGAGTGA
- a CDS encoding helix-turn-helix domain-containing protein — MSAQVEAEPKLSVRIGAAAREARKRAKLTQEDVAERLGLAPEVYGRMERGVIMPSVPTLKKICQALGVAASSLLAVETMKPPARSASRQAKQEDSPEIRKLLRRLRTLSKPQLDAIRIVANLMRTESAKRGPRRPTQRKSKSAKRAPHGK, encoded by the coding sequence ATGTCCGCCCAAGTAGAGGCAGAGCCGAAATTGTCTGTGCGGATTGGCGCCGCTGCGAGGGAAGCGCGTAAGCGGGCCAAGTTGACACAGGAAGACGTGGCCGAACGTCTTGGACTTGCCCCCGAGGTTTACGGGCGTATGGAACGAGGCGTCATCATGCCCAGCGTTCCGACATTGAAGAAGATTTGCCAAGCTCTCGGGGTTGCAGCTAGCAGCCTATTGGCGGTTGAAACGATGAAGCCGCCTGCGCGTTCGGCATCACGACAGGCCAAACAGGAAGACTCGCCGGAGATCCGGAAGTTGTTGCGCCGGTTGCGGACGCTGAGCAAACCCCAGCTTGACGCCATCCGGATTGTGGCAAACCTCATGCGGACAGAGAGCGCGAAACGAGGCCCTCGCAGGCCCACTCAACGCAAGTCGAAATCTGCTAAACGTGCCCCGCATGGAAAGTGA
- a CDS encoding helix-turn-helix domain-containing protein: MESDLLQKTIGEVARAAREGLGLTQAQVARQVGLTPPVYGRVERGGMMPSVPVLRAIAVALGVPTDALLDVSSSEVPTTHKDLSPETRKVVGLLRTWPEKKVEVAGDVLRAMDVLTVPDAT, from the coding sequence ATGGAAAGTGACCTACTACAGAAGACGATAGGCGAGGTGGCACGAGCCGCACGGGAAGGGCTCGGGCTAACTCAGGCCCAAGTGGCGCGCCAAGTCGGGCTCACTCCGCCCGTATATGGCCGCGTAGAGCGCGGCGGGATGATGCCTTCCGTTCCTGTGCTTCGGGCGATTGCCGTTGCGCTGGGCGTCCCAACGGATGCGCTGCTTGACGTGTCCAGCTCGGAAGTCCCCACCACACACAAGGACCTGTCGCCCGAGACTCGGAAGGTTGTGGGCCTGCTGCGCACGTGGCCCGAGAAGAAGGTAGAGGTGGCGGGCGACGTGCTGCGGGCAATGGATGTCCTGACGGTGCCCGACGCGACTTAG